From Frateuria aurantia DSM 6220, one genomic window encodes:
- a CDS encoding RidA family protein — MIKRIDAGARMSEAVIHHGLVYLAGQVPETVSADIQTQTREALSAIDDLLAQAGSDKTHILQAQVFLADLADFAGMNEAWDAWVVPGKAPARATVQAALADPGWKVEILVTAAVAS, encoded by the coding sequence TTGATCAAGCGAATCGATGCGGGTGCGCGCATGTCGGAGGCCGTAATTCACCACGGTCTTGTCTATCTGGCCGGGCAGGTGCCGGAAACCGTTTCGGCGGATATCCAGACCCAGACTCGCGAGGCTCTGTCGGCGATCGACGATCTGCTGGCGCAGGCCGGCAGCGACAAGACTCATATTCTGCAGGCTCAGGTATTTCTGGCCGATCTGGCGGACTTTGCCGGCATGAACGAAGCCTGGGATGCCTGGGTGGTGCCGGGAAAGGCGCCGGCACGGGCGACCGTGCAGGCGGCTCTGGCTGATCCGGGCTGGAAGGTTGAGATTCTGGTCACGGCCGCGGTGGCTTCGTGA